A stretch of the Saccharolobus caldissimus genome encodes the following:
- a CDS encoding enoyl-CoA hydratase-related protein → MIKVENKEGYSVITLNRPDKLNALNLQMRTELISKLKEINSNREIRAVILTGEGRAFCVGADVNELAQDFTDDLRQTFYPIVREIRFSDKIYIAAINGVTAGACIGIVLSTDIKIARRDVRFVTAFQRLGLTSDTGVAYFLLKLVKNQRAYELAVLGGEFTAEEAEKWGLLKISENPLQEAESLAKKIVNGPFQSYVAGKKLANLILYSDLEKFLEYESSIQGYLGKTEDFKEGISSFKEKREPKFKGI, encoded by the coding sequence ATGATAAAGGTTGAGAATAAGGAAGGCTATTCAGTAATTACACTAAATAGACCAGATAAATTAAATGCATTAAATCTTCAAATGAGAACCGAATTAATATCTAAACTTAAGGAGATTAATTCTAATCGTGAAATTAGAGCAGTGATACTAACGGGTGAAGGAAGGGCTTTTTGTGTCGGTGCAGACGTAAATGAATTAGCTCAAGATTTTACAGATGACTTACGGCAAACTTTTTATCCTATTGTTAGAGAAATCAGATTCTCAGACAAGATATATATAGCTGCCATAAATGGCGTAACAGCTGGAGCTTGTATAGGAATTGTATTATCTACAGATATCAAAATAGCGAGAAGAGATGTTAGATTCGTCACTGCATTTCAAAGACTAGGTTTAACCTCAGATACTGGAGTAGCTTATTTCCTTTTAAAATTAGTTAAGAATCAGAGGGCTTATGAACTAGCAGTATTAGGTGGAGAGTTCACTGCTGAGGAAGCTGAAAAATGGGGGTTACTTAAAATTAGTGAGAACCCATTACAAGAAGCTGAATCTTTAGCTAAAAAAATAGTTAATGGACCTTTTCAATCTTATGTTGCTGGAAAGAAACTAGCAAATTTAATATTGTATAGCGATCTAGAGAAATTCTTAGAATATGAGTCTTCAATTCAAGGATACTTAGGGAAGACTGAGGATTTTAAGGAGGGTATAAGTTCCTTTAAAGAAAAAAGAGAACCGAAATTTAAGGGAATATAA
- a CDS encoding enoyl-CoA hydratase/isomerase family protein: MRVKYIYMYNTIQIEVKENIGIIRLNRPDKLNAINLQMVEELVKALDELENNNDVKIVIITGNGRAFSAGADIKEMLETPLEDIMKRGHMPLWEKLRSFKKPIIAALNGITAGGGLELAMACDIIIAAESAKLGQPEINLGIIPGAGGTQRLTRTVGKFRAMELVLTGKLISAREAEAYGLVNKVVPDNSLLDEAIKLAKEIATKPAITLMLAKEAVSKAWDTLLQQGLDIERRNFYLALSTEEAKEGMKAFIEKRKPRWEK; the protein is encoded by the coding sequence ATGCGGGTGAAATACATATATATGTATAATACAATACAAATAGAAGTTAAAGAAAATATAGGAATTATTCGACTAAATAGACCAGATAAATTAAATGCAATAAATTTGCAAATGGTAGAAGAATTGGTTAAAGCTTTAGATGAATTAGAAAATAACAATGACGTAAAGATAGTTATAATTACTGGAAACGGTAGGGCTTTCTCTGCAGGTGCAGATATCAAGGAAATGTTAGAAACTCCTTTAGAAGATATAATGAAAAGAGGTCATATGCCATTGTGGGAAAAATTGAGATCATTTAAAAAGCCCATAATAGCTGCACTAAATGGAATAACTGCAGGTGGTGGTCTTGAACTTGCTATGGCTTGTGACATAATAATAGCTGCAGAATCTGCTAAATTAGGGCAACCAGAAATTAATCTAGGAATAATACCAGGTGCTGGTGGAACACAAAGATTAACACGAACTGTAGGAAAATTTAGGGCAATGGAATTAGTCTTAACTGGCAAGTTAATAAGTGCTAGAGAAGCTGAGGCTTATGGATTAGTAAATAAGGTAGTTCCAGATAATTCCTTACTTGATGAGGCTATTAAACTCGCAAAGGAAATAGCAACTAAACCGGCAATAACGCTTATGCTTGCAAAAGAGGCAGTAAGCAAAGCATGGGATACGTTACTTCAGCAAGGTTTAGATATAGAAAGGAGGAACTTTTATTTAGCATTAAGTACAGAGGAAGCTAAAGAAGGAATGAAGGCTTTTATAGAGAAGAGAAAACCTAGGTGGGAGAAATGA
- a CDS encoding aminobenzoate oxygenase, translated as MDINYEEDPIYPEDNVYPPTWNFDDEKAMRLYKRAKKEQWDEEDLDWKEYEEIVSGLDRKQRLALAYWWALLSNFDNATPVFAYALVKAAEKRLPVTIKALLTTITYDENRHNILCGFAIEKAFKGFPFNFKPQDDLERKAKLNVEWVWWNGARYWKGYLEAYKKYTLDILFTSFMMGEAAATTVFSGMKDKSKIPTFKEAFKNLTVDETRHYAFTHLILTNNLGQMNEEKKQFVTKQIRAGFVFLSLITYKPPKEFWKLPPWYREVHEKMEELANDAGLGLPTIEEREKIWRQAVMRVASNLKRFNVKIPAMPEIGINGDEDVELKEDDLIAAIF; from the coding sequence ATGGATATAAATTATGAAGAAGATCCAATATATCCAGAAGATAACGTTTATCCACCTACTTGGAATTTCGACGATGAGAAAGCAATGAGACTCTATAAAAGAGCTAAAAAGGAACAATGGGATGAAGAAGATTTGGATTGGAAAGAATATGAGGAAATAGTATCTGGATTAGATAGAAAACAACGGTTAGCGTTAGCGTATTGGTGGGCTTTATTGTCTAATTTCGATAATGCTACACCAGTGTTTGCTTATGCACTAGTTAAGGCTGCTGAGAAAAGATTACCAGTAACAATAAAAGCACTATTAACCACTATTACTTACGACGAAAATAGACATAACATCTTATGTGGATTTGCAATAGAGAAGGCTTTTAAAGGCTTTCCATTTAATTTTAAGCCTCAAGACGATCTAGAGAGAAAAGCGAAGCTGAACGTTGAATGGGTATGGTGGAATGGAGCAAGATATTGGAAAGGATATTTAGAGGCTTATAAAAAATACACATTAGATATATTATTTACGTCATTTATGATGGGTGAGGCAGCAGCGACTACAGTGTTTAGTGGCATGAAAGATAAGTCAAAGATACCCACATTTAAGGAAGCGTTTAAGAATTTAACGGTAGATGAAACGAGACATTATGCATTCACACATTTAATATTAACCAATAACTTAGGACAAATGAACGAGGAAAAGAAGCAATTTGTAACAAAGCAAATAAGAGCGGGCTTCGTATTCTTATCTCTAATAACTTATAAACCTCCTAAGGAGTTTTGGAAATTACCTCCCTGGTATAGAGAAGTGCACGAGAAAATGGAAGAACTTGCTAATGATGCGGGGTTAGGTTTGCCCACAATTGAAGAAAGAGAGAAAATATGGAGACAAGCAGTAATGAGAGTTGCTAGCAATTTAAAGAGATTTAACGTTAAGATACCTGCAATGCCAGAAATAGGCATAAACGGAGACGAAGATGTAGAGTTAAAGGAAGATGATTTAATAGCCGCAATATTCTAA
- a CDS encoding Zn-ribbon domain-containing OB-fold protein, with the protein MQVDAIPLALRYKIQYPDEFINAIKRGEILATKCKNCGATYFPPQRDCYNCGKNEMDWVKIDNEGELMTYSIVFQKPQGFENYDNYVIGIVKTKDNISLMVWIKGEPKVGTKVRLTTDGIRLIGEVIK; encoded by the coding sequence TTGCAGGTAGATGCGATACCTTTAGCGTTAAGATATAAAATACAATACCCAGACGAGTTCATAAATGCAATTAAAAGGGGAGAAATATTAGCTACAAAATGTAAAAACTGTGGAGCTACTTACTTTCCTCCTCAAAGGGATTGTTACAATTGCGGCAAAAACGAGATGGATTGGGTTAAAATAGATAATGAAGGAGAACTAATGACTTATAGTATAGTATTTCAAAAACCTCAAGGTTTTGAGAATTATGACAATTATGTTATAGGCATTGTAAAAACTAAGGATAATATAAGCTTAATGGTTTGGATAAAAGGGGAGCCGAAAGTAGGAACAAAGGTAAGGTTAACAACTGATGGAATAAGGCTGATAGGTGAGGTAATAAAATGA
- a CDS encoding ABC transporter substrate-binding protein, with amino-acid sequence MGLLMPNIKGILILAIMLTSLILPLAFFLQTSAQTTFTLAPPNSSVLVDVSQTAPPDALDPATGFYVQDGPLFTAVFQELVEYNGSNYLQVVPVIAQNWSTSNYENWTFYIRQGVYFPDGVQVNASTVWFSFYRTILMGQGPGVANYIELLFNSTQYAQTGYALPWGVAAAIQNVTGLPTTKNATLAAHILASILSHFNAANATIQKIMEYPYQAVVVKGPYEVEINTLVPYRDFLLDIANWWGAIYNPVVVDEHGGVQPNTPNSYLDEYGMNGTGPYVIKYVGPSLSEIVLVKNPHYWAENLSNIPAVAEPAHIPVIEIEYGLTHTDRVEDFATNKAQISYVSLPFLQQMYSSYQYNKYVGFNQIFLNLGYEAAVFYLSLNMQVFPTNITAFRQAIAHAINYSALLNIFKFQNQTLAIEYLGPISPVFPIYNEVMQLDKLHPFTYNVSLALHYLNEAGYEGHFYVVLPNGTQIGDPNGTQLPTLSIYALAPVNELEQEELTIIQEDLQQIGISTSIKYVLPSVTDTWVTPSATPAIVDLGWFPDWPDPIFQELMAQTDVEFGGISGDLAWVNISTLQQIYQTLPFLTNQTQQVLEVAKIYKILYQEVPYVYLPNPVNYFFVQPYVKGFTYNPFVGYYYNLIYYQPYTISIMPQTTTTTTTTTTTVPTTTSITITTTTTLPTTSTTTTSTSTIVYAAIGIIVVIIVIVAVVFLLRGRGKGGPGF; translated from the coding sequence ATGGGATTATTAATGCCAAATATAAAAGGTATATTAATTTTAGCAATAATGTTAACTAGCCTAATATTACCATTAGCATTTTTCTTACAGACTTCTGCTCAAACTACTTTTACATTAGCTCCTCCTAACTCTTCAGTGCTTGTTGACGTATCTCAAACAGCACCGCCAGATGCACTAGACCCAGCGACAGGATTCTATGTTCAAGATGGCCCATTATTTACAGCGGTATTCCAAGAATTAGTAGAATATAATGGTTCTAATTATCTTCAAGTAGTCCCAGTAATAGCACAAAACTGGAGTACATCAAACTACGAGAATTGGACATTCTATATAAGACAAGGAGTATACTTCCCAGACGGAGTACAAGTAAACGCATCAACAGTATGGTTCTCATTCTACAGAACAATACTAATGGGACAAGGACCGGGAGTTGCAAATTACATTGAATTATTATTTAACTCTACTCAGTACGCTCAAACTGGTTATGCGTTACCTTGGGGAGTTGCAGCAGCAATACAGAATGTTACTGGATTACCGACCACAAAGAACGCAACATTAGCTGCTCATATATTAGCCTCAATATTATCACATTTTAATGCTGCTAATGCTACAATTCAGAAAATTATGGAATATCCGTATCAAGCTGTAGTAGTTAAAGGGCCATATGAAGTTGAAATAAACACGTTAGTACCTTATAGGGACTTCTTACTTGATATAGCAAATTGGTGGGGTGCAATATATAATCCAGTAGTTGTTGATGAACATGGAGGAGTTCAGCCCAATACTCCAAATTCCTATCTAGATGAGTATGGCATGAACGGAACTGGACCATATGTCATTAAGTATGTTGGACCAAGCTTATCTGAGATTGTCTTGGTTAAGAATCCTCATTATTGGGCTGAGAATTTGTCAAACATTCCCGCAGTAGCTGAGCCCGCACATATACCGGTAATAGAAATAGAATACGGATTAACACACACTGATAGGGTAGAAGATTTTGCAACTAATAAAGCACAGATTTCTTATGTGAGCCTACCATTCCTACAACAAATGTACTCCTCATATCAATATAACAAATACGTAGGATTTAACCAAATATTCCTTAATTTAGGATACGAAGCGGCAGTGTTCTACTTATCCCTTAATATGCAGGTATTTCCAACCAATATCACAGCATTTAGACAAGCTATAGCACATGCAATTAATTATAGTGCATTATTAAACATATTTAAATTCCAAAATCAAACTTTAGCTATAGAATACTTAGGTCCTATATCACCAGTATTCCCAATATATAATGAAGTTATGCAGTTAGATAAGTTACATCCATTCACATATAACGTGTCTCTAGCTTTACACTACCTAAATGAAGCAGGTTATGAAGGACATTTCTATGTAGTATTGCCTAATGGCACGCAAATAGGTGATCCTAATGGAACGCAATTACCTACATTAAGCATTTATGCTCTAGCTCCAGTAAATGAATTAGAACAAGAGGAATTAACTATAATTCAAGAAGACTTGCAGCAAATAGGTATATCAACTTCAATAAAGTATGTGTTGCCTTCAGTTACAGATACGTGGGTCACTCCAAGTGCTACTCCAGCTATTGTTGACTTAGGCTGGTTCCCAGATTGGCCAGATCCAATATTCCAGGAGTTAATGGCACAAACTGATGTAGAATTTGGTGGAATATCTGGAGATCTTGCGTGGGTCAATATATCCACTTTACAGCAAATATATCAAACCCTGCCATTCTTGACGAACCAAACTCAACAAGTATTAGAAGTTGCTAAAATATACAAGATATTATATCAAGAGGTTCCCTATGTTTATTTACCTAATCCAGTTAATTACTTCTTTGTACAGCCGTATGTTAAAGGATTTACATATAATCCGTTTGTAGGATATTACTATAATTTAATCTATTATCAACCTTACACGATATCAATAATGCCTCAAACTACAACTACTACAACGACAACTACGACTACAGTGCCTACTACAACTAGTATAACGATAACTACAACGACAACATTGCCTACCACTTCAACAACTACTACTTCAACATCAACAATTGTCTATGCAGCAATAGGAATAATAGTTGTAATAATAGTAATTGTTGCAGTAGTCTTCCTACTAAGAGGAAGAGGTAAAGGAGGACCTGGTTTCTAA
- a CDS encoding hotdog fold thioesterase yields MIKESPFLAFLKINLEEVREGYARVSAIVDKNYLNMHGGAHGSFIFAVADAAFEYVSNYSRNSVALNVNIHFRRPSFEGEKLIAEAFEESSGNTTSLYKILVKNNEGKIVAYVTALVYHLDGKARK; encoded by the coding sequence ATGATTAAAGAAAGTCCTTTTCTTGCATTCCTTAAAATAAATTTAGAGGAAGTAAGAGAAGGATACGCGAGAGTTTCAGCAATTGTAGATAAAAATTATTTAAATATGCATGGTGGAGCTCATGGTTCGTTTATATTTGCAGTAGCTGACGCAGCATTTGAGTATGTAAGCAATTACTCTAGGAATTCAGTAGCACTCAACGTAAATATTCACTTCAGAAGACCTTCTTTTGAGGGAGAGAAGTTAATAGCGGAGGCTTTTGAAGAGAGTTCTGGAAATACTACGTCTTTATACAAAATACTTGTAAAGAATAACGAAGGAAAAATAGTAGCCTATGTAACTGCATTAGTATATCATTTAGATGGAAAAGCTAGAAAATAA
- a CDS encoding thiolase domain-containing protein, with protein sequence MGKRVAIIGVGNSRFGKRDDVSIQELAWESIKEALNDSGLSQKDIGLVVVGSTAYRGVELYPAPIVAEYSGLTGKVPLRVEAMCATGLAAALTAYTAVSSGLVDVAMAIGVDKMTEVDTSTSLAIGGRGGNYQWEYHFYGTTFPTYYALYATRHMAVYGTTEEQMALVAVKAHKYGSMNPKAHFQKPVTVEEVLKSRVISWPIKLLDSCPISDGSATAIFASEEKVKELKIENPVWITGVGYANDYAYVAKRGEWTGFKATQLAAKQAYEMAKITPNDVEVATVHDAFTIAEIMGYEDLGFTEKGKGGKFIEEGQSERGGKVGVNLFGGLKAKGHPLGATGLSMIYEITKQLRDEAGNLQHPLKKYIGLVHNVGGTGHFAYVMILRR encoded by the coding sequence ATGGGAAAAAGAGTTGCAATAATAGGCGTTGGTAATTCTAGGTTTGGTAAAAGAGATGATGTATCTATTCAGGAATTAGCCTGGGAATCTATTAAAGAGGCTTTGAACGATAGCGGATTATCACAAAAGGATATTGGTTTAGTTGTTGTAGGAAGTACAGCATATAGGGGTGTTGAATTATATCCAGCCCCTATAGTAGCTGAGTATTCGGGATTAACGGGAAAAGTACCACTTAGAGTAGAAGCTATGTGTGCTACTGGTTTAGCTGCAGCTCTAACTGCATATACTGCAGTATCCTCAGGTTTAGTTGATGTAGCTATGGCAATAGGTGTTGATAAGATGACTGAAGTTGACACTTCTACTTCTTTAGCTATAGGAGGTAGAGGTGGGAATTATCAGTGGGAGTACCATTTTTATGGGACTACATTTCCCACTTATTATGCCCTTTACGCAACTAGGCATATGGCAGTTTACGGAACGACAGAAGAACAAATGGCTTTAGTAGCGGTAAAGGCACATAAATACGGTTCAATGAATCCTAAGGCACATTTTCAAAAACCAGTTACAGTAGAGGAAGTTTTAAAATCTAGAGTTATTTCGTGGCCTATTAAATTGCTAGATTCATGCCCCATAAGTGACGGTTCAGCTACAGCTATTTTTGCCTCAGAAGAGAAAGTTAAGGAGTTAAAGATTGAAAATCCAGTCTGGATAACTGGAGTTGGCTATGCTAATGATTATGCTTATGTAGCGAAAAGAGGTGAGTGGACTGGATTTAAGGCTACACAATTAGCTGCAAAGCAGGCATATGAAATGGCTAAGATAACTCCTAATGATGTGGAAGTAGCTACGGTTCATGACGCATTTACTATTGCGGAGATAATGGGTTACGAAGATTTAGGATTTACTGAAAAAGGAAAAGGTGGGAAATTCATAGAGGAAGGTCAAAGTGAAAGGGGAGGAAAGGTAGGAGTTAACTTATTTGGCGGTTTAAAAGCTAAGGGGCATCCTCTCGGTGCCACAGGTCTTTCTATGATTTATGAAATAACTAAACAATTAAGAGATGAAGCTGGAAATTTGCAACATCCTTTAAAGAAATATATAGGATTAGTTCACAATGTAGGTGGTACTGGGCATTTCGCGTATGTTATGATTCTTAGGAGGTGA
- a CDS encoding AbrB/MazE/SpoVT family DNA-binding domain-containing protein — protein MEKNLRRRIQKIKGGSYIITLPPDWIRRNNLDAKSEVFVIEKDGELIIKPYRMYNTEKIINLNNIDVETVKYLISVYYMQGISEIEIRSETIISAEHKNEIKNLQLYLPGLTVESESFNFIKFKVHNDHQIDIINGMKTFSQKLLVLLEDLEKVIKNPNKEMAIDLKNRSDELYKLYNLLIRQIALISQKEEEFEIKGISTRDLILYAIAMRDMGRMLSHIKIASTIVAECINVPDVISEITVNLIIMFKEASEVFFNQNMEFIRDIREKMREINKIVNSLNIPCKELGKELARIGSYCIALMDDGVHKSVKL, from the coding sequence ATGGAGAAGAATTTAAGGAGAAGAATTCAGAAAATTAAAGGAGGAAGTTATATTATAACTTTGCCACCAGATTGGATTAGAAGAAACAATCTTGACGCTAAAAGTGAGGTATTTGTAATAGAGAAGGATGGAGAATTAATAATAAAGCCATATAGAATGTACAATACTGAAAAAATAATTAATTTAAATAATATTGATGTTGAAACGGTAAAATATCTAATTAGTGTATATTATATGCAGGGAATATCTGAAATTGAAATAAGATCTGAAACAATAATATCTGCTGAACATAAAAATGAGATAAAAAATTTACAATTATACTTACCAGGATTAACAGTGGAAAGTGAAAGTTTTAATTTCATAAAGTTTAAGGTCCATAATGATCATCAGATAGATATCATAAATGGAATGAAAACTTTTTCACAGAAATTATTGGTATTATTAGAAGATTTAGAGAAGGTAATAAAAAATCCTAATAAAGAAATGGCTATAGATCTAAAGAATAGATCTGATGAACTATATAAACTATATAATTTACTAATAAGACAAATTGCTTTAATTTCGCAAAAAGAAGAGGAATTTGAAATAAAGGGAATTAGTACAAGGGACCTAATTTTATACGCAATTGCAATGCGTGACATGGGAAGAATGCTCTCACATATTAAAATAGCTTCAACAATAGTAGCAGAATGTATTAATGTACCAGATGTGATTAGTGAGATAACCGTAAATTTAATTATAATGTTTAAAGAAGCTTCTGAGGTCTTTTTCAATCAAAATATGGAATTTATAAGAGATATAAGAGAGAAAATGAGAGAAATTAATAAAATAGTTAACTCATTAAATATACCTTGTAAAGAGCTAGGAAAGGAATTAGCGAGAATAGGGAGTTATTGTATAGCATTGATGGATGATGGAGTTCATAAAAGCGTTAAGCTATAG